The sequence TGGGGGTGGGAGCTGAGAAGGCGACGGTTTGCGGCATCTGGTGCGTTGTTGCCCGGGTGGCTGAGGCTTTCTTGCCGGATTTGAGTTCGTCGTTGATCGAGCCGCCGTTGTAAGGACCGATGCCGAACATGAAGTAGGCACTGTCGTTCGATTCCGCCAGAGACACGCCGCCGTTTCCGAGCGAGGTTTTGCTCTTGGCGTCGTAGGCGACCAGGCCGATCTTGGCGATGCCCTTCTGATTCTTCTTTTCGAGTAGTCGCATTTCCGGCAGTGACATCATCCCCGGCAGGGTGATTTCCGGGGTGCCGACGAACGAATCGGCGGAGTGGGTGCCAATTGCTCCGGTTCGTGCTTCAACAATCAGCTCGGCTTCCTCCGCGGTTTTGACGACCTTCGCTCCCGCCCTCATCAGGCGATGGCGGATCGAGGCGATCACATAGTTCTTGTCGACGCCATCGATGTACTTGTCATCGAGGTAGACAACGCGGTTTGAGAATGGCGTGAAGTCTACTTTGTTGAGCGCCTGATCGACGGCGTTGGAAATCAGCATCTGTTCCTTGGCCGAGCGCGCTGTGTTCGTAGTCGAGGTCGAAGTGCAACCCACGGTTGCAGCGAGCGCGGCGAGAAGAAACAATCGATGCATCGGACAAACTCTTCTTTGGGAATGGATTTCCAACAGGAGGGGCAGCCGGCAGCTGCAGCAGGGAGGTGATGTGCGCGCGAGAGGTATACCGGAATACGACAAACTCGTCAAAAATATTTCGGAGCCAGTCCGCGTCTGTAATTCTTACAACCGACCAGGCGGAGGAAGTCAGCACCGTGACAGCGTTCTCATTGCCGCGTTATCAGGTCATTCCGCACGCTCATCGGCAGGTCTCGTTCTCTGTCGACGGCGTTGAAAAACTTCGCTGGCATTCCGGTGCC is a genomic window of Rubinisphaera margarita containing:
- a CDS encoding DUF6655 family protein, which translates into the protein MHRLFLLAALAATVGCTSTSTTNTARSAKEQMLISNAVDQALNKVDFTPFSNRVVYLDDKYIDGVDKNYVIASIRHRLMRAGAKVVKTAEEAELIVEARTGAIGTHSADSFVGTPEITLPGMMSLPEMRLLEKKNQKGIAKIGLVAYDAKSKTSLGNGGVSLAESNDSAYFMFGIGPYNGGSINDELKSGKKASATRATTHQMPQTVAFSAPTPTQSTPGSSTLHLASGEEKVEKTAEAPAKDTKQTDAPAWAK